One region of Faecalibacter bovis genomic DNA includes:
- the pyk gene encoding pyruvate kinase: MVYDKNYLKKTKIVATLGPATERREVILEMMKKGTDVFRINFSHADYEDVKNKIDTIHELNEEFGFNTAILADLQGPKLRIGKMEHEDFVINPGDILTFTNEDVIGTNEKVFMTYKKFAQDVQVGENILIDDGKLILKVVETNGVDIVKAETIQGGPLRSKKGVNLPNTKISLPALTEKDKEDAKFAIENRVDWFALSFVRSGQDVVDLQDFIKEHASFKIPIISKIEKPEALDNIDDILVHSDGLMVARGDLGVEVPFEIVPKAQKQLIDKAKLARKPVIVATQMMETMISSLTPTRAEVSDVANAVFDGADAVMLSGETSVGMYPIQVIEKMTKILQTVEDDEHIRIPEHKPKVRNERFVTDIVCYNAAKMVSHTDAKAIATLTYSGYTAFQISSHRPNAFILVFNPSKRINRMLNLLWGVKAINYDPRDTSTDQTVTEVNILAKNSGYIDYGDYIVNLNAMPAFEKGITNTLRISMV, from the coding sequence ATGGTTTACGATAAAAACTATCTTAAAAAAACAAAAATTGTTGCAACCTTAGGTCCAGCAACAGAACGTCGAGAAGTAATTTTAGAAATGATGAAAAAAGGTACTGATGTATTTCGTATCAATTTTTCTCATGCTGATTATGAAGACGTAAAAAATAAAATAGATACAATTCATGAATTAAATGAAGAATTTGGATTCAATACAGCTATTTTAGCCGATTTACAAGGTCCAAAACTTCGTATAGGTAAAATGGAGCACGAGGATTTTGTTATTAATCCTGGTGATATTTTAACTTTTACAAATGAAGATGTAATTGGGACAAACGAAAAAGTTTTTATGACTTACAAAAAGTTTGCTCAAGACGTACAAGTTGGTGAAAACATCTTAATTGATGATGGTAAATTAATCTTGAAAGTTGTAGAAACTAACGGTGTAGATATCGTTAAGGCAGAAACAATTCAAGGTGGACCGTTACGTTCTAAAAAAGGAGTAAACTTACCAAACACTAAAATCTCATTACCAGCTTTAACTGAAAAAGATAAGGAAGATGCTAAATTCGCTATTGAAAATAGAGTAGATTGGTTTGCATTATCTTTCGTTCGTTCAGGTCAAGACGTAGTAGATTTACAAGATTTTATTAAAGAACACGCTTCTTTTAAAATTCCAATTATTTCAAAAATCGAAAAGCCAGAAGCTTTAGATAATATTGATGATATTTTAGTTCATTCGGATGGATTAATGGTAGCGCGTGGAGATTTAGGAGTTGAAGTTCCGTTTGAAATCGTTCCAAAAGCTCAAAAACAATTAATTGACAAAGCTAAATTAGCTCGTAAACCAGTTATTGTTGCTACACAAATGATGGAAACAATGATTTCGAGTTTAACACCAACTCGTGCAGAAGTTTCTGATGTTGCAAATGCTGTTTTTGATGGTGCTGATGCGGTGATGTTATCAGGAGAAACTTCTGTAGGTATGTATCCAATCCAAGTTATTGAAAAAATGACGAAGATTTTACAAACGGTAGAAGATGATGAACACATTAGAATTCCAGAGCACAAACCAAAAGTTAGAAACGAACGTTTCGTAACAGATATTGTTTGTTATAATGCAGCTAAAATGGTGTCTCATACAGATGCAAAAGCAATTGCTACATTAACATATTCTGGTTATACAGCGTTCCAAATTTCATCACATCGTCCAAATGCGTTCATCTTAGTTTTCAATCCAAGTAAACGCATCAACAGAATGTTAAACTTATTATGGGGTGTTAAAGCGATTAATTACGATCCACGTGATACATCGACAGATCAAACGGTAACAGAAGTTAATATTTTAGCGAAAAATAGTGGTTATATTGATTACGGTGATTACATCGTAAACTTAAATGCAATGCCAGCTTTCGAAAAAGGAATCACAAATACGTTACGTATTTCAATGGTTTAA
- the rnc gene encoding ribonuclease III, translating into MFFFKNLFSFKKKRANFSAQEPLFEFLKSILGYYPENIDVFTEAFTHRSAQKKDDKGNSVNFERLEFLGDALLGASAATHLYNKAPEQQEGYLTKMRSKIVSRKQLNSISKQLGLLNYLEPKNNHANLGEDVNGDLLEALVGAIYVDKGAKAVEDFIKFKIIDPYADLDRLESTITSHKSLILEWSQKTRNTLRFNTFEEQNAEDLQVFVSVIRLNDKVISKGRGTSKKKAEESASKRAYYTLQKKIENI; encoded by the coding sequence ATGTTTTTCTTTAAAAATTTATTTTCTTTTAAAAAAAAACGAGCTAATTTTTCAGCTCAAGAGCCTTTATTTGAATTTTTGAAGTCTATTTTAGGATATTATCCAGAGAATATCGATGTTTTTACGGAAGCGTTCACACACCGATCGGCACAAAAAAAAGACGATAAAGGAAATAGTGTAAATTTTGAAAGATTAGAATTTTTAGGAGATGCATTACTTGGCGCTTCTGCCGCTACACATTTGTATAACAAAGCACCAGAACAGCAGGAAGGTTATTTAACTAAAATGCGTTCAAAAATCGTTTCCAGAAAACAATTAAATTCAATCTCAAAACAATTAGGATTACTTAATTACCTAGAACCAAAAAATAACCACGCAAATCTTGGAGAAGATGTAAATGGTGATTTATTGGAAGCTTTAGTGGGTGCAATTTATGTGGATAAAGGAGCTAAAGCTGTAGAAGATTTTATCAAATTTAAGATTATTGATCCTTACGCGGATTTAGACCGTTTAGAATCTACCATTACAAGTCATAAATCTTTGATTTTAGAGTGGAGTCAAAAAACAAGAAATACGCTAAGATTCAATACTTTTGAAGAACAAAATGCGGAAGATTTACAAGTTTTTGTATCTGTCATCCGTTTAAATGATAAAGTAATTTCTAAAGGAAGAGGAACATCAAAGAAAAAAGCTGAAGAAAGTGCCTCAAAAAGAGCTTATTATACTCTTCAGAAAAAAATAGAAAACATATAA
- a CDS encoding IPExxxVDY family protein: MAEILLLDDFIDFQLVGVNSSFEDPFQFIYHLNLNFNTCFERIKDYDYLINQQEFFFSSYHWYDDFNKIDYHIIKNRPIESVFKNNEVDLTQLFQADFPLISKYKNCNYILKVTGWDDDIDNLIIPFKTNNFIDNIEIYDVDDISDANRLIF; encoded by the coding sequence ATGGCGGAAATCCTATTATTAGACGATTTTATCGATTTTCAATTAGTAGGAGTTAATTCTTCTTTCGAGGATCCTTTTCAGTTTATATACCATTTAAATCTTAACTTTAATACCTGTTTTGAACGTATTAAAGATTATGATTACTTAATAAATCAGCAGGAATTCTTTTTTTCAAGCTATCATTGGTATGATGATTTTAATAAAATAGATTATCATATTATTAAAAATCGACCAATTGAATCGGTTTTTAAAAATAATGAAGTAGATTTAACTCAATTATTTCAAGCAGATTTTCCTTTAATTTCAAAATACAAGAATTGTAACTATATTTTAAAGGTAACTGGATGGGATGATGATATTGATAATTTGATAATTCCTTTCAAAACCAATAATTTTATAGATAATATTGAAATTTATGATGTCGATGACATTAGCGATGCTAATCGATTGATATTTTAA